A region of Solea solea chromosome 7, fSolSol10.1, whole genome shotgun sequence DNA encodes the following proteins:
- the dynll2a gene encoding dynein, light chain, LC8-type 2a: MTDRKAVIKNADMSEDMQQDAVDCATQAMEKYNIEKDIAAYIKKEFDKKYNPTWHCIVGRNFGSYVTHETKHFIYFYLGQVAILLFKSG, translated from the exons ATGACGGACAGGAAAGCCGTGATCAAGAACGCAGACATGTCTGAGGACATGCAGCAGGACGCCGTGGACTGTGCCACACAGGCCATGGAGAAATACAACATCGAGAAGGACATCGCAGCGTACATCAAGAAG gAGTTTGATAAGAAGTATAATCCCACCTGGCACTGCATCGTGGGCAGGAACTTTGGCAGCTACGTCACTCATGAGACCAAGCACTTTATTTACTTCTACCTGGGTCAGGTGGCCATCCTGCTCTTCAAGTCTGGCTGA